Proteins encoded within one genomic window of Pithys albifrons albifrons isolate INPA30051 chromosome 9, PitAlb_v1, whole genome shotgun sequence:
- the PRDX3 gene encoding thioredoxin-dependent peroxide reductase, mitochondrial, translating into MAAAVLGRFLRAAVPVAAAAGRRRVPALPLPCARRPLSAGPARFAPAVTQHAPAFKGTAVVNGEFKELSLDDFKGKYLVLFFYPLDFTFVCPTEIVAFSNKANEFRDVNCEVVAVSVDSHFCHLAWINTPRKSGGLGKMNIPVLSDLTKQISRDYGVLLEGPGIALRGLFIIDPNGIIKHLSVNDLPVGRSVEETLRLVKAFQFVETHGEVCPANWTPDSPTIKPSPEGSKEYFEKVHS; encoded by the exons ATGGCCGCCgctgtgctgggaaggttcCTTCGGGCCGCG GTTCCCgtggccgccgccgccgggagGAGGAGGGTGCCGGCGCTACCCCTGCCCTGCGCCCGCCGCCCGCTCAGCGCCG GCCCCGCGCGGTTCGCACCGGCCGTGACACAGCACGCCCCGGCCTTCAAGGGCACAGCCGTCGTCAACGGGGAGTTCAAGGAGCTGAGCCTGGATGACTTCAAGGGGAAATACCTCGTTCTCTTCTTCTATCCCCTGGACTT CACGTTTGTCTGCCCCACGGAAATCGTGGCTTTCAGCAACAAAGCAAATGAATTTCGTGATGTGAACTGTGAAGTGGTGGCAGTTTCGGTGGATTCCCATTTTTGTCATCTGGCCTGGATAAATACACCACGAAAG AGCGGCGGTTTGGGCAAAATGAATATTCCAGTTCTGTCAGACCTCACCAAACAAATCTCCCGTGATTATGGAGTGCTGTTAGAAGGACCTGGCATAGCACTAAG AGGTCTCTTCATCATTGATCCAAACGGGATCATCAAGCACCTGAGTGTCAACGACCTGCCCGTGGGTCGCAGCGTGGAGGAGACGCTGCGGCTGGTGAAAGCATTCCAGTTCGTGGAGACACACGGAGAGGTTTGCCCGGCAAACTGGACTCCAGACTCCCCAACA ATCAAACCAAGCCCAGAAGGTTCTAAAGAGTATTTTGAGAAAGTGCATTCATAA